The DNA window CAGACCAGGACCAGCCCAGTCCCAAACAGGTACCAGCGCACCACAACTGGGATGAACTTTAGAGCCACAGCACCCAAACTAGTTTAACACGagctccctgctgcttttctccagccCATCACAACACCAAAGCACAGGATCAGTGCACACCAAAACACCTTCTCCCCAGGATCAGCCTCCTGACACACGGGGGACAAGGGGGATTCTCAGGGTCAAAGCAGCCACCACGAGAAACCCCAGTACCTCCTCCTACGCATGGTGGAGGATGATCTACCAGCATCAAGCTTTTGGGACCATCCTACACAAGCCAGAGCTCTTGTAAAGCTTCCTCTGCATGAAAAAGAGCAAACTCCTCCTGCTCTCTGGTGCTGGTCCAGAGAACCAGCAAGAGCAgctgcctcccccagctctgctcacaaGCTGCTTTCACATCTAAGCTTGTTTCGGTGCAGCTGCACAACGTTCAAGCCTCTGCCGATCTAGAAGCCACTAAACTTAATCTCTAACCAGCATTTTTGGACCGAGGGCAGGTCTTCCCACCACCCAAAAGCCACTGCAGCAGAACTCTGCTCCTGAACATGCTGAGCAAACGGTATCGCTATCAATTAAGCCACACATTAAGGAGAAGAGCAGGAAGGCACAACCTCGCCGGTCTTGGCCTCCGGAGCAGAATCCTTGCCATTAAGCAAATCGAGTTAGAGCCAAACTGCAAGAACTGAATTGCAGGGAGGCTGGCGAACAAGCTCCTGCTACTCCAAGACACACATAGCTCTAAATTGGGCCATTTGTACTTGTCAAGGAGCCATTTAATACATCTACCTTTTGGATGCGTTCCTGCAAGGCTTCTGGGCCTGGCTTTACCGTACAATTCTCCCCCCTGCTTCACCCACCAGCAAGCCTGAAGCACcgaactggttttactttcaaATGATCTCTTACCAATCTTTCCAGTGTGCGGTCTGTGGCAGGTCTAAACCGAATTTCACACGGACACGGGCACTTTAGCCTAGCCCAAGTACAGGACTTGCATTCCTTACGAGCAGTTTTACTGCCATAACACATGACCTGATAGTTTTGCCCGCACACAGGatcttccccccctccccccccatttagctaaaaaagcaaaggaaaaccctGTCCTGGAAGCAGCAAGAATAAGCTACTGAATTGCCAACTCACACGATGCCTCCAGGCAGGACCCTGACCCATTGATTCAGGATTTCAGCCCGTTTAAGGCTATTAGCATCCATTCAGCGCTGGGGTCCGGGATCTTTGTCTATCAAAAGGCTCAGCCCACCCCCCAGAAAAGATGCTGGGACTCTGCTCGCACAATGCAAGAGCATTTACAAGGCAAGGGTCAAACAGGTAAGGCTTAAAGCGAGCTTCAGGCACGAGGAAACAGGCAGAGCAAGCTTTAAGTCATCTTTATAAAAAGCAGCTGAGGAGTACGAAGTATTGCGAGTcatctttaataaaaagaagtgCCGCATCAGGCTGTTTTGGCACAAGTGTGAAACTCCACATTCTCCTCCTGTGTCTGCTAAAGCACCACTTACCGCAGGAGGCAAAGCCTGTCCCTAGGAGCCTGCGCtagcaagacaaaaataaacccGAGCGGCAAACCCAACGCCTGACCCGTTCCTGCTCATTTAGCATTTGATGCCTCGCACAGCTGGCAGCGCCAGTCCTGCCACAAACAAGAACATAAAACAGCAAGAGTACGGCCAAGCATTTCCACAAAAATTCCTTCCACTTATAGCTTTTAACCTTAGAGACTGTCAAGGATATCCTAGAGATACTGTGAGCATCCTGGGCACGGGAGCTGGCATCCAACCCCTTGTAGGGGGTGGCGTCTCTATACCTTCCCCTGGTAAAGCTCACCCTCCTCCCTAAACTCCTACAAAAGAGATACTCCTCCGAGAAGAGCTCTGCAGGTCTTCAAAGCACACAGGGCCCAGACCACTCAGCAGCCTGGACAGTCCGGTGCAAACACATAGCTGGAGAATACACCCGTATCTTTTAGTCACACAGTTAATACCAAAGCACAGGGAAATATCATGCCTCAGGCTGCATCCTCCAGGACCTGCTCCACTCTGGCACCCCCAAGCCAAGACAAGCAAAGGAACACTCTTGAGCCCAGCGGGGATTAGCTTTCAATGCTCCATTTTGCAGTAGTTTAAACACATGTTGCCTGGCCAGGCTTCTCTTAAGTCCTCCACACAGCAGCAACTACAGCTACAGCCCAGGCTCAGAGCCGGTGAGCCCCTCTGCTTTCACCGAGGCACCAGCCCAGGAGCACTGGGGGCCCGCCCTCTCCCTGGCTCATTGTGTGAAACACTGGGGTGTAACCAGTGGTAACCAGTGGTAACCAGTGACCCAACAACAGCTGTTCTCAGCCAGTCCTGCCTGGTACAGCACACAATCCAGCAGAGGGGACACCATTTTATCAAGTGAAAACAGAAGCGTGATCCAGCTGAGGGGGCATTTAAAGCCATCAGGAGTCAAACGCTGCTTCCTGGCACCTGGTGAGACAGTCAGTCTCTGTTTAAGAGCTCAGTTTCTAGGGATGTTCCTAGAtcagaaacaaacaagaaaggcAATTCAGttccctgcagcaggcacaCAGTGCCACAGAGCAAACCATTTAGAGGCTTCAGGTTAAATCATCGTGGGAGATCTGGAGCAGAGACCCAAGAAGCACCACGCACAGACACACAGCAAGGTGAATCTCAGGAGTACAGTCCATCATACTCTGGCTCAGCTAAACAAGAACAAGAATCCATGTCCAAGCATAAGGATGCATCCCCAGGACACTCTGAGGTCTAAGGACAACACATCAGGCTCCAGACACCCCTAGCACTCCAAACAAAACACGCCAGGCTTGATTTGAAGTAGTTTCCACTCCCTCAGAGCGACAGAAAGACAACCGAGGAGCCTTACCACTATGGCAGAGAGCTCATTTGCTGGCTCTGCATCAAGCAGCCGGCAGCTGAGGACAGTGGCTGTCAGGTCTCTGGAGTTCAcatcccaccacccccaagCAAACACCACGGCTGCAGCCTGCGGTTTACCTGCAGGAGGTCCCACtccagagacacacacacacaacctgcAGCAGCTGAACTGGTGGAACACCACACACCTGGGCAGCAAAAGCCACCAAAGATGTCCAAGGTAAGTGGAAATGAAGGCACCTCCACAGCCCTGACACACCTGTAGGAAAGCTACAGCTAATGAAATCCCAGGGCTAGACAGAACCTGCAGCATCACAACAGCACTGGCACAGGATTAGAATATCCTAATCCTTAGGGAAGTCATTaagcacagctcagctgctggtGTGGCTGAGATGTGCTCCTGGGGACACTCTGCAGACAAGGTTCATCCACCTCAGCTGCAATtcagcctttgctttttatGTCTTTTGCAGAAATCTCACTGGGGTAGCACCATGCCAATGCCCAAAGGGGTTCTCAGCACCATAGCTACAGCCAAGAGGGCCTTGAATCCTGAGACAAAATTTAAGGTGCTGTTGAAGGGCCAGTCTCAACATAATCAAGCCAAGACGGGTCCATACTTGGATCAAAAGCAACTCTAAAAGTCATTTTTTCCCTGGTATATTTTGCTTCCCAAGCTGAAGTCATCTACACCAATTATAACATCGGTGTAACTGTTCCTACCAAGCAACACTGCTAACGAAGCGACAAGCTCACACACCCAACCCATCCCAAACAGGGTTAGGCAAGGCTGCATCAGCTCTCTCACCATCAGCAAGGCTGAGCTTCAGCAGCTCTCTCACAGGTTTTGCTCTGGGTGGAGAGGGTCTTGAACACACCTGGCTGGAATCAAGACTGGAAGAGATTTGGATGGTATTATTTTCCATGGGAGCATTGCCTTCAGACCACCACTGATTTTGccaaaacttctgtttttaaggaaGCTTCCCTCCTGAGGCACCTACTTTTTGGTATTTTTGAGGGAAGTGGATACTTTGAAGCTATTACCCAAGCAGCTTCGGAAAGAAGTAATATCACAGCTGCCTGTTTCAGCACATTATCACAGCTGAATAAGGTTTTAATTGGTTTGGGGAGACTGTTCCAGTCAAGAGGAACTGCAGCAAAGCAACAGGATCCTGGAACTCCTCACAAAACACAGCTCCCACCCTTTGCACAGCTCTAGCTGGAGCCCCTCACCGAGGCTCCAGCTGCTAGCACACGTGGTTAGCCTAGCACCACAGCAGCCCTAACGAGCATTAATTGGTTTTAGCTGGGGAACACtgaagagtggaaaaaaaaaacttgtttttcagaagacttGTCTCTTGCCTCTGCCGATAAAGCACAGAGTTAGGGATTAAGTCTCCTGGGTCACCAGCAGAAGCCAGTCTTGCTACGTGGAGCTTGCAGTCACCTGCTTAAGAGTGAAATAACAGCTCTGTTCACtttgcacattaaaaaagaGTTTAAAGCACTCAGGACTACCACTTGCCACCAAGCAAGATGAGTTCCCACTCAAGCCAAAGCACACCCCACCACCATGAACCAAAACTCAACACCTCCAGCTCGAGCTTCTCCCCCTGCAACAACCTGGGATGAGATCACCCACAGCCACCGCTCGCTGGTtggactgggagcactgggcttCCTCCAGTGTAACAGCGTCAGccctgaaggcagcagcagcaggcaggcgACGGGCTGCTTGAGGTGAAGCTCCCTCAGAGCCTCGCGGGGGGCAGATGCGGGTGgcctcggggcgggggggagcacCAGGCCCCGCCAAAAGACGGAGGGATCCCCCCCGCGTCCGCCATCACGGAGGGAAAAGGGCGGGAAACCCCCTCAGCGACGCTCCCCCCCCGTTACCCCCCCCCGCTCCTACCGCCGCCGAAGTGTGAAACCACGTGACGGGGCGGCCTTAAAGGGGCCGCGCCTCAGCGCCGTGAGGCACCGGCACCGCCCGCcttcccccccccgctccctcctcTCACCGGCGGGAAGGCCAtggggcggcgcggcgggcggatCCCGGGAGAAGACAGGGAAGCGACGGCAGCGGGGCAGCCCTGACCCGCCCCGCCGGCTTTTATGGGccaccgccgcccccgccgggcATGATGGGGGGGGTGTGCGCTGAGGGGAGGGGCTGTGGCGCATGCGCGCGCGGCCCGCCCGCCTCGTGGCGCGCACCCacgccccccaccccccaattACTCCTCCTCTATCCCGGCGTGCACCGCGCGGGGCGCTGGGCGGGCGCCGCTTCCCGCCTTGGGGCGGTGGCGTTTCATCACCTCACGACGCCCGACGGTGCCTTGAGCCTCCCCCGGGGCCACCGCAGCGCCTGTGACGTTCCCTGTGAGGGGAATGGGGCCCCCGAGgggtttaaactgaaagaggggagattgagatgagatatcaggaagaaattccttcctgtgagggtggtgagacactggcccaggttgcccagagaagctgtgactgccccctccctggcagatATTTTATACACTGAGGAGCTTGTCCGCTTGTGGTCCTACAGGTTGTGTACTGCTTATCTTTAGAGTCGCTGTTTCAGACTGGGAAGAAGGTATATGTATATTGTCCTTctgtccagaggaggccacgaagatgatcagagggctggagcccctctgctatggagacaggctgagagagctggggctgttcagcctggagaagagaaggctccagggagaccttctagcaccttccagtacctgaaggggctacaggaaagctggagagggactttttacaagggcatggagcgacaggacgagggggaatggttttacactgaaagaggggagattgagatgagatattaggaagaaattctttcctgtgagggtggtgagaccctggcccaggttgcccagagaagctgtggctgccccctccctggcagtgttcaaggccaggctggatggggcttggagcaacctggtctggtggaaggtgtccctgcctgtggcaggggggttggaactggatgatctttaaggtcccttccaacccaaaccagtctgtgattctatgatacaacagccccctccctcccaaggGAAATGAGGTGGTGGCGGTGCCACTGGCCCCAGCCCCTCCGAGCGCTGCGGCTCTGGCCCCGTTCCTTGTGGAAACAGGCTTTTTACCTGCAGGAATGAACGCTTGGTGCCCAGCGATTGGTGGTGCTGCCGCCCTGGCCAGTGTTTCCTCACccatcaaaaaaataaaggtgattttatttcatctccTACTCACGTGCTGGAAAAAGAAGCCCCTCGctctttttgcagcagcagaaggggtTGGGGTTGAGGCGATTTGGGGTTCAGACCTTCCTGTGCATCCTTTGCTTATCCTCTCCCTCCAGTGCTGGGCCTGTCCCTCCAGCCCTCTGGGCTGTGGCTTTGGAAAGGGAGAGCCGGGGCTCTCTTAAATCCCACCCAGCCCACGCTGGGAGGAGAGATCTTGATCAAGagtcaaatttctttttttttttcctgtttggagATGAAAAGCCTCCTGGAGCCGGCCCCAGGAATCCCTCCAGTGACACTGCAGAATAGACTCAGCCCTGACGTAGCAGGTATTTCTGCGGTCAAAGCACGAGCATTTCTGCTTTGAATAAATAGCTGGAAACGTCCCAGGACTCCTCAGCTCCCTGGTCGGGACTGAACGCCTCCCGCCCTCTGCTGAGGGGTTTACCCCGACCCTGCATGTTGGTGCTGGGTTTTCTCCAAGAGCCAGCAGCCACCCAATTCACGAAGTGCCAGCCACAGGGGACTCACATGTCCCCCAGTTGCCTAAGGAATGGCTGGTCCCCTGATGTCCCCCGTTGCTGCCCCGGGGGAGGCGTGGGGGCAGTTTGGGGCTGATCCGGCCGCTGTGcacacagagcagaggaggggacGGGAGCGGGTTCGAGAAGAGCTTTATTGGGAGATCCTGGCCATAATAAATAGGGGTTACACTGGGAGACAGTGGCGAGGGGCCGGGGACTGGAGACACGTGGAGGCTGGAGCTGCCGCTGCCCCTCCGAGAGGGACATTGCCCTGCGTCCTGTCTGTCCCATCCCGCTCTTTCCTCCCAGCAGCGAAGCTGGCCCCAGGGGTGGCCGCCTGCTGCCCCTCTGGGGATCGAGGTGGGGAATAACCCAGCAGAAATTGGGGCAGGGAGGGTTTTGGGGAGCGGTGTGGGGCAGAGTGGCATGGGAGGACAGGGCCGTGGGCGCGGCGGGCGCCCGGCTGTCACTGTGCCAGGGCCTGGACGATGTCCTTCACCAGCATGGTGCCGATAACCATCTTCTCACTGTTGACGGTCAGCTGGGCCGCGGCGCCCTCCCGTCGCTCCAGGGTGATGAGCACCAGGCTCCCGCTGGTCACCGTCTTGGCCGCGAACCTGCCCGTGGGCGAACACAGGGCGTCAGGGCGAGCTGTCCTGTCACCCTCCCGTCCCCCGGGATGCTCTGGTGGGGACCAGGTAGGCGTTTGCCACCCACAGCCACCATCACGCGTGGGTTCATGCAGGCCCCTTGTCCTAAAAGAAGCCCTGCGTGTCCCCCGCTGTGATTCGGGTAGGACCGGAGCGGTGACAGCGCCTGCCTGGTCCCGGTGCGGGGTCTGGTTACCTGTACTCGTTGTCGGCACCGCAGGGCACGCGGCCCACGTTGGCGGCCGAGGTCACTTGCTGGACGATGGCGTGGTCGCTCCGGCATTTCTCAGGCAGCGTCAGCTTCTCCGTGATCTCGCTCATGCCCATCAGCTTCCCTGGAGCGGGCAGCAGAGGCACCTGCCCATCTCCGGCCACGCACCCAGCGGCCGTGTCCCTGCCGGGGACCCATTTTGCCGTCCCCAAACCAAGTCCCTCCAGCCGCCAGCTCCCTGCATCCgggtcccccacaacatcccaGACTGGCCGCCCTGCTTGCTCCTCTCCAGCCCGGCAGAGATGGATTCGGGAAAATCCTTCTTCCCGGGCTTGTCCCTGCGTCCCTGCCCGGTGGCAGCAGCCACGTCCCTGGGGACGGGCTCCTCTGGTCACCAGCAGCGATAGGGCCGGGTGCTACCAAGCACCCACTGCTCAGCGCAGACCCCCATCTGCGGGGCCAGGGCGGGATGCTGCCGCTCCAGGAGCACGGGGACACGGGGCCAGGGTGTCCCCGTCACTCACCGGACACAGTGCAGGGGTGGCACGAGCCCTCTGTGCAGTGAGGGGACCTGTCGGGGCCACCGAGTCGCCAGGATGGTCACCCCGACCcgtggggtgcaggagggggaTGAGGGGAGCAGAGCTACTCTAGGGACCTGCGGAGCGGCCACTTACCCTGGCCCGGCCGCGCGAGGTGCTCTAGGGCCACGGcgggggtggcagaggggacaaaacgggggaggggggggggtgagCGTCAGCGCCTGGGGCGGTGGGTGCcaccctgtccctgtccccatcccccaCTCACCCTGCTCCTTCTTGAACTCGTTCTCGCTCATGAAGACGGGGGCCATGAGCTCCCCCACGGGCGGCTGGATGGAGACGTAGAAGTGGCGTGTGTGGGTACTGGGGAGACAGGCGGGTGAGAGGGGCACGCGCTCAAAATGTCCCCACCCCGGGTCCCGCTTCCCATCCATGCCCTGGGCAGGGGACGGCTGGAGGGAAACTGAGGTACAAAAGGCTTCAGGAATAGGAGGAACCCATCAGGACGGACATGGGGCTGCTGCCACCTTCTTGTCCTCTGCAGAGACCCTCATGCCTGTCCTGCTGTCCCCTGACTACCCCATGCCCATCTTggtgtccccccctcccctggaAGGACCCTGGTGCCCACCCTGCTGTCCCCTATCCCCCAGAGGGACCTTGTCCCACTGTCCCCTGGGGCATCTCATGCTGTCCTCCATCCCCTGGAAGGATGTTGGTGCCTGTCCAGCTGTCCCCAATGCCCTGGGGCACCCCATGCCCTGTCCTGCTGTCCCCTGGAGCACCCCATGCCCTGTCCTGCTGTCCCCTAGGGCACCTCATGCCCTGTCCAGCTGTCCCCTGGGGCACCCCATGCCCTGGCCAGCTGTCACCTGTCCCCTGGGGTACCCCATGCCCTGTCCTGCCGCCCCCTGGGGCACCCCATGCCCTGTCCGACTGTCACCTGTCCCCTGCTGCCCCAAGTCCCCTGGAGTGATGTTGGTGTCCATCCCACTTCCCCCATCCTCTGGAGCACCCGTGCCCTGCCCTGCTGTCCCCCATCCGTGGAGCACCCCacgctgtccccatcccctgggaCCCCTCGTCCCTTCCTGCCCGCCGCCGGGCGCTCACCACAGCTGGAAGTTGGCCGCCTGGGTGGAGTCGCAGAAGTCGATGCCCATCACCACACTGGCCGTGTCCCCGGGCGCCAGGCGCTCTGAAACCACAGGGCTGCCACCGCGTCCTGTGTCCCCTCCACCAGCCGACCcttgtccccgtcccccccaccccgcagcaTCGTGGCTGTGCCGTACCGATCTCGGGGAACTCCTGGATCCTCATGCCGGAGAGCGGCTTGGGCTCGCTGACCCGCAGGCTCTTCACCTCGCCGTCGGTGTTGTTGGAGATCTGGATCTGGACGGCCACCATGTGGGGGTCCCCCGGGAAGGGCCGGCGGCTGAAGCAGTACTCGACCGCGAGCCCCTCGCCCGCCATGCGGTGCAGCAGCTCGTAGGTCCTCACCGCGCCGAACGCCGGGCTCAGCAGCTGCCGGGGATCGGCGGCGGCTGCTGACCCCATTCTCTGCGGTCCCAGGAACCTCCCGGGAAGGACATTGGGGACACTTACGGTGGGTGCCAGGGAGGTGTCGGTGAGCGTGAGGCCCTCCAGGTCGGTCACCAGGCTGGTGGAGACGATGCCGCTGGAGGGGACGGGCTGGGGAGGAGCGGGGGTGACtggggggggaggaaagggttaacagAGCTCTGATGAGCCACAGCCCCATGGAGACAGCCCTGGTGGCACACCTGCATGGGGACAACCCCATAGGCATGACCCCACAGGCACAGCCGCATGGGGACACTCCCATGGGCACAGCCCCAACAGGCACAACCCCGCTGGCACTGTCACCTGTCCCACAGCCACCCTCTGGGGACAAGGACCACTCACCCCACCGGTCCCCACCCCAACTCAGCAGCCCCCAAAGGACCTGCGGACCCCTGACCCCACCAGGATGGGtgcccgtgcctcagtttccccagtgcCACCATGACGGCCATCCCTCAGCCACTCACAGTCATCCAGGTCAAGCAGAGAGATCTCCTTGGggcctgtcctgctgctggggggctgcgAGGGGACAGAGAGACGGGGCGGGGTGTGaatggggggtctgggggtcccCACGCTGCCCCCCAGGCCTCCCCTCACCACCTTCCTCCGCTTGGCCTCCACCTCGGAGCCTGAGCCGGAGCCCGAGGAGCTGCTCTCCGAGGCGCTGGCCTCCTCCGACGAGGTCTCGGTGCGGCTCTTCCTCCCCTGTGACgccttcttcttcttcttggcCTTCttcaccccctcctcctcctcctcttcctcactgcGGGGAGAGCCTGGCTTCAGGGGGGACCAGGGTGGGGTTCGGTGGGGGCACCCCGCTTTCCCAGAGGGTACCTGCCCGCGCTCCCCGGCGCTGCCTTCCGGGagccttccttctcctttctcttcggcctcttctcctcctcctcctccttgtccTCTGACTGCTCCCCgccgccttcctcctcctcttcctcgtcctcctcctcctcgctgccggagctggagctgctggagctgctgctgctgccgctctCCTCGCTGACGGTCTCGGGGTCTGCGGAAGGCACGGCTCAGCCGTGCTACTGCGGCCCCCCACGGCCCCACAGCTCCAGGCTGTGTCCCACTGCGTCCCCCCAGCCTCCCACTGCATCCCACTGCGTCCCACTGCGTCCCACTGCATCCCACTGCTTCCCCGCATCCCCCTGACACATCCCTACATTGTCTCCTGCCACGTCCCCACCACGATGGGGACACCCTGCCCAATGCCCCACAATTGTGGCACCTGCTTGATGCCCCACTGTGGTGGTTCCTGCCTCATACCCCACCATGGTGTTCCTTGCCTGATGCCCCATCATAGTGGCTCCTGCCCCATTCCCCACTACGATGGCACCTGCCTGATGCCCCATCATGGTGGCCTGATGTCCCTGCCACAGTGACCCTTGCCCCATGCCCTCCCATGTCACTGGGTCCTCACCACTGTCCGCTGACTCTGTGGGCCCTGACTCGCCCTCTGAGTCGGAGTAGAAAGGTTTCTccaccttctccttcctcttctcccggCTGGTGCACTTGGTCCACTCAGGAACCTGCCAGCACAGGGTTGATGGAGCAGGGCCATCGCCCGTGGGTGGGTGGCCCAAACAGCAGCCCTTGCCCCCCTCCTGTGCCCAAGTGGGTGTGTAGGCACCAGAGAGGAGACATGGGGCAGCTGAGCAGCACCTGGGCACCTTCTGGGGCTCTCCCAAGATCTCGAGGCGATGCCCCCACCTCAGCCCCATCatgcaccccagcaccctgggaTGCTCCGCGCACCTCCACGTTCCTCACGGAGGGGTCCGGGGCCTCGTCCGGCCAGTCGGGCAGCTCCTGGTAGCCCACGGCCTTAGCATTGAGCAGGTGGGACAGGGAACCCAGCTGGAAATGGTCTCGATCTACAGCAACACGAGAGCTGGTGGCAGCTCGGGGACAGCCATGCAGCACTGTGGGGACAGCTCTCACCATATCCCCATGCCCTGCAACCAGGGGTGGGTACCTTTGAAGGAGGACTCCAAGATGGGAGCAGGTTTTTGGGCCAGGAAGAGTTTCTTGGCATACTTGTTGAGGGCCCCGCTCTTCTCGGTGGGCACAATGAGCTGGCGGATGAAGCGAGCCCGGTCACGGATGTCGTAATTCTGGTCGTACTTGGCCAAGTTGAGGACGTACTGGGTCAGCAGCTTGCTCTGCACCAGGAGACACGCTCAGGGCCAGCCTCTCCCTCCCcggtggggaaactgaggcacgctGTGGGGCCGCATCCTTGGTACCTGCTTGGAGTTGGTCAGGTAGAGCTTAGCCGCCAGGTTGATGACCTGAAGCTTGACGATGTCCTCCTCGTTGGTGAAGGTCTTGGCCATCTTGCGCAGCACGTCAGGTGCGATCTTGGGCACGTGCTCGCAGTACTCGCCGATGAGCCACAAGATGCTGGCCCGTGCCATCGGCACCTGCAAAATGCCCTCAGGCATGTGGCACCGCTGCCACCCCCCTGGTTCCAGGGGCCACACAATGCCCTGACCCACCTGGATGTTGTCGGTGAGCTTGGCCATGTGCTTGATGATCTCGCTGTGCTGGGCCGGCTGCATCTGCAGCAGCTTTTTGATGACCACCACAGATTCGGCCACCACCAGCTCTGCGGGCAGAGACCCATCCTCAGCAGTGTCCTTCCCCAAGAGCGGTGGT is part of the Nyctibius grandis isolate bNycGra1 chromosome 11, bNycGra1.pri, whole genome shotgun sequence genome and encodes:
- the AP3B2 gene encoding AP-3 complex subunit beta-2 isoform X4 translates to MAASPAYGEEKGGSSSLGEPEYGHDPASGGIFSSDYKRHDDLKEMLDSNKDSLKLEAMKRIVAMIARGKNASDLFPAVVKNVACKNIEVKKLVYVYLVRYAEEQQDLALLSISTFQRGLKDPNQLIRASALRVLSSIRVPIIVPIMMLAIKEAASDMSPYVRKTAAHAIPKLYSLDSDQKDQLIEVIEKLLADKTTLVAGSVVMAFEEVCPERIDLIHKNYRKLCNLLIDVEEWGQVVIINMLTRYARTQFLSPNQNESLLEESTEKAFYGSEEEDAKDAKAEAASLAKRKPYVMDPDHRLLLRNTKPLLQSRNAAVVMAVAQLYFHLAPKAEVGVIAKALVRLLRSHSEVQYVVLQNVATMSIKRRGMFEPYLKSFYIRSTDPTQIKILKLEVLTNLANETNISTILREFQTYIRSMDKDFVAATIQAIGRCATNIGKVRDTCLNGLVQLLSNRDELVVAESVVVIKKLLQMQPAQHSEIIKHMAKLTDNIQVGQGIVWPLEPGGWQRCHMPEGILQVPMARASILWLIGEYCEHVPKIAPDVLRKMAKTFTNEEDIVKLQVINLAAKLYLTNSKQSKLLTQYVLNLAKYDQNYDIRDRARFIRQLIVPTEKSGALNKYAKKLFLAQKPAPILESSFKDRDHFQLGSLSHLLNAKAVGYQELPDWPDEAPDPSVRNVEVPEWTKCTSREKRKEKVEKPFYSDSEGESGPTESADSDPETVSEESGSSSSSSSSSSGSEEEEDEEEEEEGGGEQSEDKEEEEEKRPKRKEKEGSRKAAPGSAGSEEEEEEEGVKKAKKKKKASQGRKSRTETSSEEASASESSSSGSGSGSEVEAKRRKPPSSRTGPKEISLLDLDDFTPAPPQPVPSSGIVSTSLVTDLEGLTLTDTSLAPTLLSPAFGAVRTYELLHRMAGEGLAVEYCFSRRPFPGDPHMVAVQIQISNNTDGEVKSLRVSEPKPLSGMRIQEFPEIERLAPGDTASVVMGIDFCDSTQAANFQLCRPWGSSWPPSS